In Romeriopsis navalis LEGE 11480, the genomic stretch ATGAACCTCTACCTCAACTACTTCCGCGCCGAAGAAAACGTCGAAGACGACAACGCACCCATCGGCATTGTCCTCGCCAAAGACAAAGATGAAATCCTCGTAGAATACGCCACCGGCTCCATCTCCAACCAGCTCTTCGTCTCCCGCTACCAGCTTTACCTCCCCGACAAAGCCGCCCTCCAGCAAGAACTCCAACGCATCCTCCAAGCCGAATCCTAAACCGCTACCGCATCCCTCCACGCCCCCAGCCATTCTATTTCCCAAAAATCTCCCGAAACACCCCATATTCTCTTGAAATATTAAATACAATGAGAGCTATGGGAATACACGGGCAGGGAAGTAATGAAATTTACGACCGAAGACGACATCGAATACTACAACCTCGAACTGCTCGATGCCCTCGGCTATCGCTACACCTACGCCGCCGACATCGCCCCAGCCACCACCAACGATAACGCCAGCTTCCAAGCCAAAGACAGCAGCGGCAGCTACCTCAGCCCCACAAGACGCCAAAGCTACAGCGAAGTCCTGCTCAAAGATCGCCTCACCACCGCCATTGCCCGTATCAATCCCCACATTCCGCCCGATGCCCGCACCACCGCCCAACGCGAACTACAAAACATCGCCAGTCCTGACCTAATCAGCAACAACGAAACCTTCCACCGCTACCTCACCGAAGGCATCACCGTCGAATACCAAAAAGACGGCGAAAGGGGGTCCGAAACCCGGGGCGAACAACTCTGGCTGATCGACTGGGACAACCCCGAAAACAACGACTTCCTCGCCGTCAACCAATTCACCATCATCGAAGACAACCATAACCGCCGTCCCGACATCATTCTCTTCGTCAACGGGATGCCCTTAGTGGTAATCGAACTCAAAAACGCATCCGATGCCAAAGCCGACCTGCACGCCGCCTACAACCAACTCCAAACCTACAAACTCGAAATCCCCAGCCTCTTCACCTACAACACCCTCCTCGTCATCTCCGATGGCCTCGCCGCCCGTGCAGGCTCCCTCTCCGCCCCCGAAAGTCGCTTCAGCCAATGGAAGCGCCAACTCCCCGATGAACTAGGCGGCGGCATCGACAACGCCCCCAACACCAACGAACTCGAAATCCTCACCACCGGGATGCTCAACAAGCACACCCTACTCGACCTCATCCGTCACTTCACCGTCTTCGAAAAAATCAAAACCGAAGACCCCACTACCGAAATCGTCACCCTCCAAACCATCAAGAAAATTGGCGCTTACCACCAATACTACGCCGTTAACAAAGCCGTCGAAAGCGTCCTCACCGCCACAGCAGACAACCACCGTGGCGGCGTCGTTTGGCACACCCAGGGCAGCGGCAAATCCCTCTCCATGGTCTTCCTCAGCGGCAAGCTAGTGCTAGCCCTCGATAATCCCACCCTCGTCATCCTCACCGATCGCAACGACCTCGACGACCAACTCTTCGACACCTTCGCCGGATGCCGCCAACTACTGCGCCAAGCCCCCCAACAGGCCAACAACCGCGAAGCCGTCCGCGAACTACTCAACGTCAGCTCCGGCGGCATCGTCTTCACCACCGTACAAAAATTCGGCCCACAGGAAGGCGAGACCTTGTACCCAAAAATTAGTGATCGCACCAACATTGTCGTCCTGGCCGACGAAGCCCACCGCAGCCAATACGGCTTCAAAGCCAAAGAGGTCAACCTCAAAGACGCAGCAGGCAAAGTAATCGGCAAACAGACCCGCTATGGCTTTGCTAAATACATCCGCGATGCCCTACCCAACGCCACCTTCGTCGGCTTCACCGGCACCCCCGTCGAACAAACCGATAAAAACACCCCCGAAATCTTTGGCGGCTACATCTACCCAATTTACGACGTCGCCCAAGCGATCAAAGACGGAGCCACCGTCCCCATCTACTACGAAAGCCGCCTGGTCCAAGTCGATCTCGATGCCAAAGGCCGCGAACTGCTCAACGAACTCGACGAAGACCTCAGCTTTGAAGACCTCAGCAGCACCCAACAAGCCAAAGCCAAACAGACCAAAATTGAAGCGATCGTCGGCTCCACCCAGCGCCTCGAAACCATCGCCAACGACATCGTCACCCACTTCGAGCAGCGCCAAACCGTCAATTACGGCAAAGGCATGATCGTCACCCTCAGCCGCCGCATCGCCGCCAACCTCTACGACCAGATCATCCAGCTCCGCCCGGACTGGCACAGCGACGACCTCAACAGCGGCAAAATCAAAGTCATCATGACCGCCAGTGCCTCCGACGAAGGCAACCTGGTCAGACATCACACCACCAAGAAAAATCGGCAGATCCTCGCCCAACGGATCAAAGACCCCGCCAACGAACTCGAACTCGTTATCGTCTGCGACATGTGGCTCACCGGGTTTGATGCCCCCTGCCTCCACACCATGTACATCGACAAGCCGATGAAAGGCCACAACCTGATGCAAGCGATCGCCCGCATCAACCGCGTCTACTTCGAGAAACAAGGCGGCTTGATTGTCGATTACCTCGGCGTCGCCCACGAACTCAAAGAAGCCCTCAAGTTCTACTCCCAAAGCGGCGGC encodes the following:
- a CDS encoding type I restriction endonuclease subunit R codes for the protein MKFTTEDDIEYYNLELLDALGYRYTYAADIAPATTNDNASFQAKDSSGSYLSPTRRQSYSEVLLKDRLTTAIARINPHIPPDARTTAQRELQNIASPDLISNNETFHRYLTEGITVEYQKDGERGSETRGEQLWLIDWDNPENNDFLAVNQFTIIEDNHNRRPDIILFVNGMPLVVIELKNASDAKADLHAAYNQLQTYKLEIPSLFTYNTLLVISDGLAARAGSLSAPESRFSQWKRQLPDELGGGIDNAPNTNELEILTTGMLNKHTLLDLIRHFTVFEKIKTEDPTTEIVTLQTIKKIGAYHQYYAVNKAVESVLTATADNHRGGVVWHTQGSGKSLSMVFLSGKLVLALDNPTLVILTDRNDLDDQLFDTFAGCRQLLRQAPQQANNREAVRELLNVSSGGIVFTTVQKFGPQEGETLYPKISDRTNIVVLADEAHRSQYGFKAKEVNLKDAAGKVIGKQTRYGFAKYIRDALPNATFVGFTGTPVEQTDKNTPEIFGGYIYPIYDVAQAIKDGATVPIYYESRLVQVDLDAKGRELLNELDEDLSFEDLSSTQQAKAKQTKIEAIVGSTQRLETIANDIVTHFEQRQTVNYGKGMIVTLSRRIAANLYDQIIQLRPDWHSDDLNSGKIKVIMTASASDEGNLVRHHTTKKNRQILAQRIKDPANELELVIVCDMWLTGFDAPCLHTMYIDKPMKGHNLMQAIARINRVYFEKQGGLIVDYLGVAHELKEALKFYSQSGGKGDLTVDQAVAIGLMLTKLEIVEGIMAGFDYQPYFTASTGDKLNILKSATNYVANPQIKDRFLDAVTALGRIYALTAHNPKAIAQAEKVSFFQAIQASLRKLEPSDGNLSNTEIETAIRQVVDQALVSDTVVNIFDEAGIKSPDISIISDEFLEEVEGMEHKNLAVELLKKLLRDEIKAQQRTNVVQSRKLTEMLEDALKRYQSQVISVTDVLKELIEIGKDVEAAKKRGEDLGLEPYEYAFYQALAQNESARDVMGQDQLRELAIVLVQRVRKNASIDWNLKESVRARMKVMVKRLLRQYGYPPDMQALAIELVLEQAKVFTEFEVETN